A genomic stretch from Dyella sp. M7H15-1 includes:
- a CDS encoding efflux RND transporter permease subunit, with product MNISGPFIRRPIGTSLLAMGVFVIGVICYALLGVSALPDMQIPVIFVAASQAGASADNMAATVAAPLERHLGQVPGIDTMRSSSSLGSTQILLMFDNGRNIDDAARDVQAAINAAQPDLPSGLNSPPSYAKANPNDDPVIAFALTSDTQSARDLYDVADSLLAQRLRQLTGVSEVDILGAATPAVRVDVNLRQLNAMGISPDQLRNALTAANVFEPQGFLSDGKTTMSVQANDALHTASDFANLVISTNGKGVPVRLKDIARVYNGQQDAYQTAWFQGKPAILMYVYKQSNANIIGTVDRVKAEVPLLRGFLQPGTTLTPYFDDTPTIRASLHEVQATLLISLAMVVLVMALFLRRLAPTMIAAVAVPLSLAGAAVIMYALGFTLNNLTLLALVIAIGFVVDDAIVVIENIIRHIDQGMTRMDAALTGAREIGFTIVSITASLVAVFIPLLFMGGITGMFFKEFTLTLVAAIVVSALVSLTLTSSLCGHFLSGHNEPEKPSRLGHALDRFHAGMLKFYQVSLDYSLRHALLFSLTPLMLIGLTVLIVMSGQIKTSLFPTQDTGLIRGRATSGATVSFQDSANRQQRLIDMLLRDHDVAVVGSRLGSTRQGAAGTFDIQLKTHQQGRKDDTFAVLARLSAKAARYPDLNVRLRAIQDLPSFGGGGTNQGAQYQISLLGNNSVELAEWLPKLVDELRKHSKLRDVGSDLDTAGLQQNIVIDRDKAARLQVNVGTIDSVIYDSFGQRQVSTIYSDLNQYKVVVNALPSQTATPKSIDEVLVPAAHGTMVRLSAFAHQEPGLAPTQVTHMNQYSTRDLSFNLAPGVSMGEALQIVQATANNMRMPGDIKLDVGGDFRRFKQSQTGALWLIFGAIVVVYIVLGILYESLIHPVTILSTLPAAGVGALLALWFTNTELSVIAQIALVLLIGIVKKNAIMMIDFALVAQREHGKTPLEAAREASLVRFRPIMMTTMVAILAAVPIAVGLGEGSDLRRPLGIALIGGLIISQSLTLLSTPALYVIFSCLSERWAAWRTRSRERKAARRRVWARES from the coding sequence ATGAACATCTCTGGCCCCTTCATCCGTCGCCCAATCGGCACTTCCCTACTGGCGATGGGGGTCTTTGTGATCGGCGTGATCTGCTACGCCTTGCTGGGCGTCTCGGCCCTGCCGGACATGCAGATCCCGGTGATCTTCGTGGCCGCCAGCCAAGCCGGCGCCAGCGCCGACAACATGGCGGCCACGGTGGCCGCGCCACTGGAGCGCCACCTGGGGCAGGTGCCTGGCATTGACACCATGCGCTCGTCCAGTTCGCTCGGTAGCACGCAGATCCTCTTGATGTTCGATAACGGCCGCAACATCGATGATGCGGCTCGCGATGTGCAAGCGGCCATCAACGCGGCCCAGCCGGATTTGCCCTCGGGTTTGAACAGCCCGCCAAGTTACGCGAAAGCCAACCCCAACGACGACCCGGTCATTGCCTTCGCACTGACCTCCGATACGCAATCGGCGCGCGATCTGTACGACGTGGCCGATTCGCTGTTGGCGCAACGCCTGCGCCAGCTTACGGGTGTATCGGAGGTGGATATTCTCGGTGCTGCCACGCCGGCAGTGCGCGTTGATGTGAACCTGCGCCAGCTCAATGCGATGGGTATTTCGCCGGATCAACTGCGCAACGCGCTGACTGCCGCCAACGTGTTCGAACCGCAAGGTTTTCTTTCCGATGGCAAGACCACCATGTCCGTGCAGGCCAACGACGCGCTGCATACCGCGAGCGACTTCGCCAACCTGGTGATCTCGACCAATGGCAAGGGCGTGCCGGTACGCCTGAAGGACATCGCCAGGGTCTACAACGGACAGCAGGACGCCTATCAGACGGCCTGGTTTCAGGGCAAGCCGGCGATCCTGATGTATGTCTACAAACAGTCCAACGCCAACATCATTGGCACGGTCGACCGCGTGAAGGCGGAAGTGCCGCTGTTGCGCGGTTTTCTGCAGCCTGGCACCACACTGACGCCGTACTTTGACGACACGCCCACCATCCGCGCATCGCTGCACGAAGTGCAGGCGACCTTGCTGATCAGCCTGGCGATGGTGGTGCTGGTGATGGCGCTGTTCCTGCGCCGGCTTGCACCGACGATGATCGCTGCCGTGGCGGTGCCGCTGTCGCTCGCCGGTGCGGCGGTGATCATGTATGCGCTGGGTTTCACCCTCAACAACCTCACGTTGCTAGCGTTGGTGATTGCGATTGGCTTCGTGGTGGACGATGCGATCGTGGTGATCGAAAACATCATCCGTCACATCGATCAGGGCATGACGCGTATGGATGCCGCGCTTACCGGTGCGCGCGAAATCGGCTTCACTATCGTGTCGATCACGGCTTCGCTGGTGGCGGTATTTATCCCGCTGCTGTTCATGGGCGGCATCACTGGCATGTTCTTCAAGGAATTCACCCTGACTCTGGTGGCGGCCATCGTGGTCTCCGCGCTGGTTTCGCTCACGCTTACCTCGTCGCTCTGCGGTCATTTCCTTAGTGGCCACAATGAGCCTGAAAAGCCTTCCAGGTTGGGGCATGCACTGGATCGTTTCCATGCAGGCATGCTCAAGTTCTATCAGGTATCGCTGGACTATTCGCTGCGTCATGCCTTGCTGTTTTCGTTGACGCCGTTGATGCTGATTGGGCTGACGGTGTTGATCGTGATGTCCGGCCAGATCAAGACCAGTTTGTTCCCGACCCAGGACACTGGCCTAATCCGCGGCCGCGCCACGTCGGGAGCCACGGTGTCGTTCCAGGATTCGGCCAATCGCCAGCAACGCCTGATCGACATGTTGCTGCGCGATCATGATGTCGCTGTTGTCGGCTCACGCCTGGGCAGTACGCGCCAGGGCGCAGCCGGTACTTTCGATATCCAGTTGAAGACCCACCAACAAGGCCGTAAGGACGACACCTTCGCTGTGCTGGCACGTTTGAGCGCCAAGGCAGCGCGATATCCGGATCTCAACGTGCGTCTGCGCGCCATCCAGGATCTGCCCAGTTTCGGCGGTGGCGGCACCAACCAGGGTGCGCAGTATCAGATTTCGCTGCTCGGCAACAACTCGGTCGAGCTGGCGGAGTGGCTGCCCAAATTGGTCGACGAACTGCGCAAGCATTCCAAGCTGCGCGATGTCGGCAGCGATCTGGATACCGCCGGCTTGCAACAAAACATCGTGATCGATCGTGACAAGGCCGCGCGGTTGCAAGTTAACGTCGGCACGATCGATTCGGTGATCTACGACTCATTCGGCCAGCGCCAGGTCAGCACCATCTATTCGGATCTCAATCAATACAAAGTGGTGGTCAATGCGTTGCCTTCACAGACGGCCACGCCGAAGTCGATCGATGAAGTGCTGGTGCCTGCCGCCCATGGCACGATGGTGCGCCTGTCTGCGTTCGCGCACCAAGAGCCAGGGCTGGCTCCGACGCAAGTCACGCACATGAACCAGTATTCCACCAGGGATCTCAGTTTCAACCTGGCACCCGGCGTGAGTATGGGTGAAGCGTTGCAGATCGTGCAGGCCACCGCCAACAACATGCGTATGCCGGGCGATATCAAACTGGATGTCGGCGGCGATTTCCGTCGCTTTAAGCAATCGCAGACCGGCGCGCTGTGGCTGATATTCGGCGCGATCGTCGTGGTCTACATCGTGCTCGGCATTCTCTACGAAAGCCTGATCCACCCGGTCACGATTCTTTCGACCTTGCCAGCGGCCGGTGTAGGCGCGCTGCTGGCGTTGTGGTTTACCAATACCGAGTTGTCCGTGATTGCGCAGATCGCACTGGTGCTGTTGATCGGCATCGTGAAGAAAAATGCCATCATGATGATCGACTTTGCCCTGGTCGCGCAGCGCGAACACGGCAAGACGCCGCTGGAAGCGGCGCGCGAAGCCAGCCTGGTGCGTTTCCGCCCGATCATGATGACCACCATGGTGGCCATTCTGGCTGCGGTGCCGATTGCGGTGGGGCTGGGCGAAGGTTCGGATCTACGCCGCCCGCTGGGTATTGCGCTGATCGGCGGCCTGATCATTTCGCAGAGCCTCACCTTGCTCAGCACACCGGCGCTTTACGTGATCTTCTCCTGCCTCAGCGAACGCTGGGCGGCGTGGCGTACACGATCGCGCGAGCGCAAGGCCGCGCGGCGGCGTGTATGGGCGCGCGAATCCTGA
- a CDS encoding TyeA family type III secretion system gatekeeper subunit produces MFKLDQVNLRGLAELNDLGTQTAGNTHLPAESTTAIARSSLLEFQSNALAETQEDLGFALGGRLRDTRRGGPGTQQNVRGRVLAHKLVAEIESVGAITLDALLDSPDDWQQSPHLLTALQQQAPDPGQAALLLAATLARGKPNGLLRRRMQDALAELAADDDMSLSLFGTLEFGVCTPGLMHELRRLYHRASAQHQKMSQWLATLGERDERQRKLRTMLRVLSYELSASGQPIVGSHLAAVIDDLQQLLRIIGLEAHCDQAADALALPAFNGETMLRHIVELIEQIWLTPEAIADIVPDADDDQRYKVVQALLRLIQLLPDECFNDTGHRTQIIETLTEYRNTLAE; encoded by the coding sequence ATGTTTAAACTCGATCAGGTCAACCTGAGAGGTCTTGCCGAGCTCAACGACCTCGGCACGCAAACAGCAGGCAACACGCACCTGCCAGCGGAATCGACCACCGCCATAGCCCGTTCCTCGCTGCTGGAGTTCCAGAGCAACGCCCTAGCCGAAACACAAGAAGATCTCGGCTTTGCCTTGGGCGGCCGGCTGCGCGATACGCGGCGCGGCGGCCCCGGCACCCAACAGAATGTGCGCGGCCGCGTACTCGCGCACAAACTCGTCGCCGAAATAGAAAGCGTCGGGGCCATCACCCTGGATGCCCTGCTGGATTCACCTGACGATTGGCAACAGTCGCCACACCTGCTGACCGCGCTGCAACAACAAGCGCCGGATCCCGGGCAGGCTGCGCTGCTACTGGCCGCCACGCTCGCACGCGGCAAACCCAACGGGCTTCTGCGTCGGCGTATGCAAGACGCGTTGGCCGAGCTGGCCGCCGATGACGACATGTCCCTTTCGTTGTTCGGCACGCTCGAATTCGGCGTATGCACTCCAGGGCTGATGCATGAGCTGCGACGGCTCTACCACCGCGCCAGTGCCCAGCATCAAAAAATGTCGCAATGGCTAGCCACCCTGGGCGAGCGCGACGAACGACAGCGCAAACTGCGCACCATGCTACGCGTGCTCTCGTACGAACTGTCCGCCAGCGGCCAGCCGATTGTCGGCAGCCACCTCGCCGCCGTGATCGACGACCTGCAGCAACTGTTGCGCATCATCGGCCTGGAAGCGCACTGCGACCAGGCCGCCGATGCCCTGGCACTACCCGCCTTCAACGGCGAAACCATGCTCCGGCATATCGTGGAATTGATCGAACAGATCTGGCTGACGCCCGAAGCCATTGCCGACATTGTGCCTGATGCGGACGACGACCAACGCTATAAGGTGGTGCAAGCACTGCTGCGGCTTATTCAGTTGCTGCCCGATGAATGCTTCAACGATACGGGGCATCGCACACAGATCATCGAAACGTTGACGGAATATCGAAATACACTGGCGGAGTAA
- a CDS encoding protein EsaK produces the protein MTSNPLRLDLFMLPGELPAGVRISAATLAERKACADLIAKAHDEAQRIHADAAALLEQARQDADAIRQDAHRQAAQEIEALRREAQQAGAAEAVQWLCAEQNLEQAIAREVSLRWRHLTAQVLKETIGKHDQTELLMRRIERKVGELLPHGQIALHVTPSALAAARHSFAETTSITVIADEQLTEGQARLESHLLHVHVDLSVLQHELLAQLASERQTYV, from the coding sequence ATGACATCCAATCCATTGCGGCTCGATCTCTTCATGCTGCCCGGGGAACTTCCCGCTGGCGTGCGCATCAGCGCCGCCACCCTGGCAGAACGGAAAGCCTGCGCAGACCTGATCGCGAAGGCACACGACGAAGCACAGCGCATCCATGCAGACGCCGCCGCCTTGCTGGAGCAAGCGCGACAGGATGCCGACGCCATTCGGCAGGATGCCCATCGACAAGCTGCTCAGGAGATCGAAGCACTGCGCCGCGAAGCCCAGCAAGCCGGGGCAGCCGAAGCCGTGCAGTGGCTCTGCGCCGAGCAAAACCTTGAACAGGCGATCGCCCGCGAGGTTTCACTACGCTGGCGTCACCTCACCGCACAAGTGCTCAAGGAGACTATCGGCAAGCACGACCAGACCGAACTGCTGATGCGCCGTATCGAGCGCAAGGTCGGCGAGTTGTTGCCGCACGGACAGATCGCACTGCATGTAACGCCCTCGGCGCTGGCCGCAGCCCGGCACAGTTTCGCGGAAACAACCTCCATAACCGTCATTGCCGACGAGCAACTGACCGAAGGACAGGCTCGCCTGGAGAGCCATCTGCTGCACGTGCATGTTGACTTGTCCGTGCTGCAACATGAACTGCTGGCGCAACTGGCGAGCGAGCGGCAAACCTATGTTTAA
- a CDS encoding type III secretion system domain-containing protein yields the protein MITPAQQRLHALWHRPGAVMADGWWQHMSMDAWQQPYAEHAGVRPSLDALIAEQLGHQGAIPPLTPQAQMLLDDEQHSETLCIALGLWALNCPDYLLLRPYRLALAEALGESTLAQLCTLFPANADAPACVEPAQLIDTARTAGGTWLAAADDPAVAATRLLWSPTEAPTQAEAPKASPMPILDKLRKWL from the coding sequence ATGATCACCCCGGCGCAGCAGAGGCTTCATGCGCTATGGCACCGGCCGGGTGCCGTGATGGCGGACGGCTGGTGGCAGCACATGTCCATGGACGCCTGGCAACAGCCTTACGCCGAGCACGCGGGGGTTCGCCCTTCGCTGGACGCACTCATCGCCGAACAACTCGGCCACCAGGGCGCCATTCCTCCGCTCACCCCGCAAGCACAGATGCTGCTGGATGACGAGCAACACAGCGAAACCTTGTGCATCGCACTGGGCCTGTGGGCGCTGAACTGTCCGGACTACCTGTTGCTGCGCCCTTACCGCCTGGCGCTGGCCGAGGCACTGGGCGAATCCACCTTGGCGCAACTGTGTACCTTGTTTCCCGCCAACGCCGATGCGCCAGCCTGCGTCGAACCCGCGCAACTGATCGACACCGCCCGCACCGCTGGCGGGACCTGGCTGGCCGCGGCAGACGATCCTGCTGTTGCCGCTACGCGCTTGCTCTGGTCGCCCACTGAAGCACCTACTCAAGCCGAAGCGCCCAAAGCTTCGCCCATGCCTATCCTGGACAAGCTGCGAAAATGGCTATGA
- the sctJ gene encoding type III secretion inner membrane ring lipoprotein SctJ, with product MKTRWKILLAVLTLLLAGCNTDLYTNLDEADANQMMALLMYYHIPAEKVAAKNGITLRVDQARFVDAVEVLRQNGFPRHKTVSMEDLFPSGQLVSSPEQEAAKLMYLKSQQLEKMLASMDGVINAEVSVASPRLLPDSDQKIITSAAVFIKYSPEVNLAAREAEIRNLVLNGIPDITSDHISISLQRAEYRYMPDTAPTPKRNYLPLMSVVIGGVLLIIGFATWLLLGRRKAATA from the coding sequence ATGAAGACGCGCTGGAAAATTCTGCTCGCCGTGCTGACACTGCTACTCGCGGGCTGCAACACCGACCTGTACACCAATCTGGATGAAGCAGATGCCAACCAAATGATGGCCCTGCTTATGTACTACCACATTCCCGCCGAAAAAGTGGCCGCCAAAAACGGCATCACCCTGCGCGTGGATCAAGCGCGCTTCGTGGATGCCGTCGAAGTACTAAGGCAGAACGGCTTTCCACGGCACAAGACGGTAAGCATGGAAGACCTATTTCCCAGCGGCCAACTGGTTTCCTCACCCGAACAAGAAGCAGCCAAGCTTATGTACCTGAAGAGCCAACAACTGGAAAAAATGCTCGCCAGCATGGATGGTGTCATCAACGCCGAAGTATCGGTGGCTTCGCCGCGCTTATTACCCGACAGCGACCAGAAGATCATCACGTCAGCCGCCGTTTTCATCAAGTACAGCCCGGAAGTGAACCTGGCGGCGCGTGAAGCGGAAATCCGCAATCTCGTGCTCAACGGCATTCCAGACATCACCTCCGATCACATCAGCATCAGCCTGCAGCGTGCCGAATATCGCTATATGCCAGACACTGCACCCACGCCCAAGCGTAACTACTTGCCGCTCATGTCGGTTGTCATCGGCGGGGTGCTGCTGATCATCGGCTTCGCCACCTGGTTACTGCTCGGTCGCAGGAAAGCAGCAACGGCATGA
- the sctI gene encoding type III secretion system inner rod subunit SctI, translating into MNIADLQHLLGPLAKGVEPVPAAAPTEALQSQFAELLSTHTNATTASDNALAVQGALSQLTVGTDLAAKVFGSLAQSINKLTNMQ; encoded by the coding sequence ATGAATATCGCCGACCTCCAACACCTGCTTGGACCCCTCGCCAAGGGCGTGGAACCCGTCCCCGCCGCCGCTCCCACCGAAGCCCTGCAGTCCCAGTTTGCCGAGTTGCTGAGCACCCATACCAATGCCACCACCGCGTCGGACAATGCGCTCGCCGTACAGGGTGCGCTGAGCCAGCTCACGGTCGGCACCGATCTGGCCGCCAAGGTATTCGGCTCGCTCGCCCAATCGATCAACAAACTGACTAACATGCAATGA
- a CDS encoding DUF1039 domain-containing protein has product MDKPNLLNAPDVRRLVIEAGFVATNLGMREQMKTILAALPDWIDDASQLARCEAILLFGLRRRKAAKAKLDLLPADDCTALRALLAPTPTHTH; this is encoded by the coding sequence GTGGACAAGCCCAACCTCTTGAACGCGCCGGATGTCCGTCGTCTGGTGATCGAAGCAGGCTTCGTTGCTACCAATCTCGGCATGCGCGAGCAGATGAAAACGATCCTCGCCGCACTGCCCGACTGGATCGACGACGCCAGCCAGCTCGCGCGCTGCGAAGCCATACTGCTGTTCGGTCTGCGACGCAGGAAAGCGGCCAAAGCCAAGCTAGACCTCCTACCTGCCGACGACTGCACTGCTTTGCGTGCGCTGCTGGCGCCCACACCCACCCATACGCACTAA
- the sctF gene encoding type III secretion system needle filament subunit SctF — MNIDQLVNNMNSNVSQMASNAQSAMQGNVNEDAQAMLRAQYALQQYTLAVSWDSAVMKTMKDMVMSIIQKI; from the coding sequence ATGAATATTGACCAACTCGTCAACAACATGAACAGCAATGTCAGCCAAATGGCCAGCAACGCCCAGTCTGCCATGCAAGGCAATGTCAACGAAGACGCCCAAGCCATGCTCAGGGCCCAGTATGCCCTGCAGCAATACACGCTCGCGGTAAGCTGGGATAGCGCCGTGATGAAAACCATGAAAGACATGGTGATGAGCATCATCCAGAAGATCTGA
- a CDS encoding EscE/YscE/SsaE family type III secretion system needle protein co-chaperone — protein sequence MSTLTELEDRLLIDPLGQTRRTLLDALAEAASDFNQQQRDTPSADVFARLERQRQSCLAAMEVIDRAWLLHDDARSAHLR from the coding sequence ATGTCCACCCTCACCGAACTCGAAGACCGTCTGTTGATCGACCCCCTCGGTCAAACCCGTCGCACCCTGCTCGATGCACTCGCCGAAGCCGCAAGCGATTTCAACCAGCAACAGCGCGACACCCCATCAGCCGACGTCTTCGCCCGGCTTGAACGCCAACGCCAATCCTGCCTGGCCGCCATGGAAGTGATCGACCGTGCATGGTTGCTGCATGACGATGCCCGTAGCGCGCATCTCAGGTGA
- the sctD gene encoding type III secretion system inner membrane ring subunit SctD: MQAHYKLKLLNGPLVGRTLQLPAGPFSIGSGDCDLSLPLEADLTATLDVSEEQVLLTDTTPCWVRGRPHTGPLPLAVAIDLAGIHIVIDRPDAEIGNLAVIPRARPARAYAPVALIVVALMAMLGWASYPKPPPPAPTPHDWLPQVLHDYPGLHTQWLDKNRLQLSGRCRSSEQLSTLIARLRQSNVWLEQQLTCDDDLQREVLAILQGSGYTDITVQIGADGHAVIDGPIRKNADLTGIAEALDRLPNLQGWKFTDHRADEFASLVQSLKQSQLLSGLSIQSTRNGWLLSGQLNPAAQTAVQQLIGTLNTDKQRENYRFLNAPSAADASQYLPAAISNVGGNAAAPYLELGNGVRLQIGSVVRRGMTIVNIVPSGISLADSHRLIFLPLQA, encoded by the coding sequence ATGCAAGCCCATTACAAACTCAAACTACTCAACGGTCCGCTCGTCGGGCGCACTTTGCAACTGCCAGCCGGCCCCTTCTCGATCGGCAGCGGCGACTGCGATTTGTCGCTACCACTGGAAGCCGACCTGACCGCAACGCTCGATGTCAGTGAAGAGCAGGTGTTGCTGACGGATACGACACCGTGCTGGGTGCGCGGTCGTCCACATACCGGGCCGCTACCGCTCGCCGTCGCCATCGATCTTGCCGGCATCCACATCGTGATCGACCGTCCCGATGCCGAAATCGGCAATCTGGCTGTCATTCCGCGAGCCCGTCCGGCGCGCGCCTACGCTCCCGTCGCACTGATTGTTGTTGCCCTGATGGCTATGTTGGGCTGGGCGTCTTATCCCAAGCCGCCACCGCCCGCACCCACGCCGCACGACTGGTTACCCCAGGTGCTGCATGACTACCCGGGACTGCACACACAGTGGCTGGACAAGAACCGGCTGCAATTAAGCGGACGCTGCCGCAGCAGCGAGCAACTGTCTACCCTGATCGCGCGTTTGCGGCAGTCGAATGTATGGCTGGAACAGCAATTAACCTGTGATGACGATCTCCAGCGTGAGGTACTAGCGATATTGCAGGGTTCAGGCTACACCGACATCACCGTGCAGATCGGCGCCGATGGACACGCCGTCATCGATGGCCCCATCCGCAAGAACGCCGACCTTACTGGCATCGCCGAAGCACTCGACCGGCTGCCAAACCTGCAAGGCTGGAAATTTACCGATCACCGGGCAGACGAATTCGCGTCGCTGGTTCAGTCGCTCAAGCAAAGCCAGTTACTGTCGGGCCTGAGCATTCAGTCCACACGCAACGGCTGGCTGCTATCCGGTCAGCTCAATCCTGCAGCCCAAACCGCCGTGCAACAACTGATCGGTACACTTAATACTGACAAGCAGCGTGAAAACTATCGCTTCCTCAACGCCCCCAGTGCCGCCGATGCCTCGCAATACCTGCCCGCTGCCATCTCCAATGTGGGGGGCAATGCCGCCGCCCCCTACCTGGAACTCGGCAACGGCGTGCGTCTGCAAATCGGTAGCGTGGTGCGACGAGGCATGACCATCGTGAACATCGTGCCATCGGGTATTTCGCTCGCCGACAGTCACCGATTGATCTTTCTACCACTGCAAGCCTGA
- a CDS encoding EscC/YscC/HrcC family type III secretion system outer membrane ring protein, whose protein sequence is MRLPALLIASIFLFACQSVWGKPIPWRGEPFFVSSRGNPLAAVLKDLGANYGLPVVVSPQITEHYAGTLQDTPPGYALRELSRLYQLLPYYDGNTLYVYKAQEVSQTLITPSYIDTPQLERLILQSKLLDDKACHLLPVGSANAIQVTGVPICLTRVGELAKQLDVQNLNQEQNKETIALYPLKYASAADTNYAYRNQNVVVPGVVSVLRDMAQGHALPLPDDKTADPKDTSGLPSFSADTLQNAVLIRDRKKNMPLYSELISKLDKRPALIEISVAIIDVDAADIQALGVNWSGSTRIGGGQVSFNSGGGLDSDSFSSVVSNSSGFMARINALAEQSKATIVSRPSVVTLDNVQAILDRNITFYTKLSSKENTQLASVAAGSLMRVTPRLIHDEGTQDKVLLTLNIQDGRQAPAIGGSEQLPQIQNAEIATQATLNVGQALLLGGFVQNEHVQGKSKIPLLGDLPLIGGLFRSKSQSTRSVVRIFLIDARPRLLD, encoded by the coding sequence ATGCGCCTACCTGCTTTATTGATAGCCTCGATCTTTCTGTTCGCGTGCCAGTCCGTATGGGGCAAACCGATCCCGTGGCGGGGCGAACCCTTCTTTGTGTCCAGCCGTGGCAATCCCCTCGCCGCCGTGCTGAAAGACCTGGGCGCCAATTACGGCCTGCCCGTGGTGGTCAGCCCCCAGATCACCGAACACTACGCGGGAACGTTACAAGATACCCCCCCCGGCTACGCACTGCGTGAGCTGAGCCGGCTCTACCAGTTGCTACCTTATTACGACGGCAACACGCTGTACGTGTACAAGGCGCAGGAAGTCAGCCAGACACTGATTACACCCAGCTACATCGACACACCCCAGTTGGAACGACTCATCCTGCAGAGCAAACTGCTCGACGACAAGGCCTGTCACCTGCTGCCGGTCGGCAGCGCCAATGCGATCCAGGTGACCGGCGTGCCCATTTGCCTGACCCGCGTCGGCGAACTGGCCAAGCAGCTCGATGTGCAGAACCTCAATCAGGAACAAAACAAGGAAACGATCGCGCTCTACCCACTCAAATACGCCAGCGCCGCCGATACCAACTATGCCTACCGCAACCAAAATGTGGTGGTGCCCGGTGTCGTGTCGGTGCTGCGCGACATGGCACAGGGGCACGCCTTACCGTTACCCGACGACAAAACAGCGGATCCCAAGGACACCAGCGGCTTGCCGTCCTTTTCGGCGGACACCTTGCAAAACGCGGTACTGATCCGCGACCGCAAGAAGAACATGCCCCTGTATAGCGAGCTGATCAGCAAGCTCGACAAGCGTCCGGCCCTCATCGAAATCTCGGTCGCCATCATCGATGTGGATGCAGCAGATATCCAAGCACTGGGCGTCAACTGGTCAGGGTCCACTCGCATCGGCGGCGGTCAGGTCAGCTTCAATAGCGGCGGCGGCCTGGACTCGGACAGCTTCTCGTCCGTGGTATCCAACAGCAGTGGCTTCATGGCGCGCATCAACGCGCTCGCCGAACAATCCAAGGCTACCATCGTCTCTCGCCCGTCGGTCGTCACGCTGGACAACGTGCAAGCCATTCTCGACCGTAACATCACTTTCTACACCAAGCTCTCTAGCAAGGAAAATACACAGCTCGCCTCGGTAGCAGCCGGCTCGCTGATGCGCGTGACGCCCCGCCTGATCCACGACGAAGGCACACAAGACAAGGTACTGCTCACGCTCAACATCCAGGATGGCCGACAGGCACCAGCCATCGGCGGGAGTGAACAACTGCCGCAGATACAGAACGCCGAAATCGCCACCCAGGCCACACTGAATGTCGGCCAGGCTCTGTTGCTGGGCGGCTTTGTGCAAAACGAGCACGTCCAGGGCAAAAGCAAAATTCCGCTGCTGGGCGATCTGCCATTGATCGGCGGGCTATTCCGCAGCAAATCGCAAAGCACACGCAGTGTCGTGCGCATATTTCTTATCGACGCCAGACCACGTCTGCTCGATTGA
- a CDS encoding protein EsaB: MNRLVDRRLDPSGAFNWLAQRIEQPVCSNSGRVLSGQLGQRLIRARYFVTGLTVALTLDRPLAQAAEACLLLATTPEACDDSVYSADNRLWLLRRYPERLLASELDLLIKQQQTLAALLAVPPVNASPSPPLSVKYA, translated from the coding sequence ATGAACCGTCTCGTTGATCGTCGACTCGACCCCTCCGGCGCCTTCAATTGGCTGGCACAACGTATCGAGCAGCCCGTCTGCTCGAACAGCGGCCGCGTGCTGAGCGGCCAGCTTGGCCAACGACTCATCCGTGCCCGCTATTTTGTGACTGGACTGACCGTGGCGTTGACGCTGGACCGCCCCTTGGCACAGGCCGCCGAAGCCTGTCTGCTGCTCGCCACCACACCCGAAGCCTGTGACGACTCGGTGTATAGCGCAGACAACCGGCTGTGGCTCCTGCGCCGCTATCCCGAGCGGCTGCTTGCCTCCGAACTGGACCTGCTAATCAAACAGCAGCAAACGCTGGCGGCCTTACTCGCCGTCCCTCCCGTGAATGCCTCCCCCTCCCCCCCCTTATCTGTGAAATACGCGTAA